A window of Daucus carota subsp. sativus chromosome 2, DH1 v3.0, whole genome shotgun sequence genomic DNA:
GGGTGGATGCGCACATCATTGGTTAAATGTCCAATTCAAAGACCTTAATTTGGATTGCTGCTGCTGCACTACAAAGTCCGCTTGGTTATAATTATACATAGTTGACATTTGTGATGGAGTAGCAAGAAAGATAGCCATAATTATAGTTCATATAATTGCTGTGCTGCTTTTCATTCAGCatttttcttttctgcttttggtTTGGTTATAACACcagtttcttttcttttagcTACACTAccaattcatcaaaaaattgaaaaaaatgcCCTCTATTTGTGATTTGACTCTAAATAAAAGCTTATAGAGTTATATGCGAAATTAAGCAATCCATAAATTCAACAAAGATTGAAAAACCAATATAATGATGAAACTGAATTCCCAATGTAAGGCGATTCCGGTTTTATTCCGACACCTGTTAGTATAATTTCTGAATCgtaaatacattttatttttgttagtgAGACCAAAAACTTCTATTATCTCATGAAAGGCATCAATTCCTTTGTATGTGACGTTGAAATGATAAATGCAAAAAACTAGTGCTCCCTTGTGTTAATGGAATGGAAGACATTGGTTTGGGGGATTGGTGGTGGGAGTGAAGTCGTAAAGAGAGAGGTGGGAAGAATTGAAGACAAAGCACGTCTATTCAGTAGTCATGGTGTCTGCCAAATGTCTCTGCAACATTATATACTACACTCACAACCTGATAATTTGCTAGGAATTTCTGTGCCTCTAAACACTTCTAGctgtggatttcaaatgaaatgatTTGTACGTCTCTAACTGAAACTCACATCGACATCTAGGTCCCGGTCCTCGCCAATTTCCACCAGACAGGAACCAATAGTTTACTCCACCACCTACACAGTTGTGAAAAGATCTTCATACAACAGGAACATCACCATCTATTGACAGGTTTAAGCGAAAGGAGGAATATAGGGGAATGAAAAGAGATGATCACTTACAGACTGATTGACTAGAGAATTAACGCTTTACAACATCTTTGCCTTGTTAAATTTTAGTGTTAGCCACTCTGTAAACAAGCAAAGATCATCTTATATTTAAAGATCTCAAATCTGGAGACAATATAAGTATTATCCGAGAAACTTCACTACCTGTCTTGAGTTGCAGAGAAACTAGAACAGGAAGCAATTTTGAACAAGTAATTTCGCAGCCCATGTAGCAAGAAGAGACATAGCACGAAGTATTGCTGTCTGGTACATATAATGAGGGTTATTAATCTTATCcagaacctggacaaatgacaTAATGACTTGACATATTATCTTCTCAATATGAAGGTATACCACAAAAGGTATATTCTAAGCATGCATGTTGATAAATAAGATAGAATGCAAATCATTTCATGTCACAAATAATTGTCATTTCAGAATAATATTCCAAATCCACATGTCAAGAGTAAAGGTTATGATCCAGAAACCAACTCCAGTGATCTGGTCAGTATGAAAATGCCTGGGCTTGAGAAAAGTGATCCATAATCAGGCAGTAAAAAAACATTAATGTCACCAGACAAACCTGCGGAATGATGTGCTGCATCGCCCTGTCTGGACCAAATTCTTCTGCAAGGCGCTTTAAGTTGTTAGCATTAGCATCTCATATCTGAATAATCCTGCATCGTATGCCAACAGACTAAAATAAAAGACCCGCAAcgccaaatttaaatcatttaacATGCACCTTTAAGTGACATTCTTCAGCTTGTATATTTCCAAGTGATGTTATCAGAGGAAACCAAAAGACCTAAAATGAAGGTATGAATTCGCTAATAGTGCTTAATTTGATCTTCCAGATATAAGGAAAAAAGCACGTGAGGAATGAGGATGTGCAACATCTTCGGTTCATATAATTGCACAACCTTATCCTGTAGCCATTAATCACCGCATACAGAGAGTACCAAGCTGACCATGGAAGAAGCCTACTCCTAACTGACTAGCCAATAGAGATAGATACTCAATATTTGCCAGTCGAACTCTCCAATGCCAATCCTCAGCAAGCTCGACAATGGCTGGTAACAGAGATTGGGACAAAAATCTATGCCAATAACTTGCATGGAATGGCATTTAACATATGAGTTGGGGAAGGATAAACGGGAGAAAAGTTACAAAAGATTAAAGTAACAACTTGTCAccaaacacaaaattaaaagtTCACAGGGGTTGATAACAACAATGAATTTTCAGAGAAACATGTGCGAGCAACATAAATAATTTCAGCACATTATATGGACCAAGAGGTCATAAAGGTTAGCTTCAtgaagaatattttttttataagctgCAACATATATAAGTTGGTTATCGGCATGCTAAAGAATGGAAGGTTAAATACCAAAATACACTTCACACATCAGAGATTTATTAAAATGCAAAAACTACAAGTCGTATTTACATAGCAAAAATGGCCAAATACAGCTCAAGTGCTCAACAAAGCCAAATATATAAGTAATATACTAATGCAGTTCACAAGGCCTGCAAAGCATATTCAAACATTCAACTGCGCATTGTCTCCATTCAACAATTTTGTTCCTCACTCACATAGACCTAACACCTAGTTTAGCTATTTTTCTCGTCATCACTTGTATCAAATGCTTATGTCTGACTGTTACCATCTATATCAGGACAACTTGTAGGATATTTTGAAATGTTCTTATCTGAATCTAAGGAAGACTCAGAACTAATCTGTTGGGTAGAATTCATCGAGTCAGGGGCACTGAAAACCTGTTCCGACTGAAAATCTGGACTAAATCTATTCTCAGGATCAAGTGATTCAGCGCGAAAGAGTTCCACAGCTGCTTTCGCAGCTACTGCTGCATATGCTGCAGACATGAATGCTTCTTGTGCTGCGTCTGCTACGTCCCTGTACAACCTTCCATTCATTGAATCAGACAGATTTGACACTTTTTCAGTATCTTCAGGCAAAATCAAGGACATATCGTTAATCTTAGACATTCCTGATTTCTCTAGTCGCTCTACCTTAGATTGATTTGACTTTCGCTTCACAGCCAATTTCTCCTACAAGTTGTAACATAATTTCACATCATCAAGTCAGGTAATGTTTATCGTAGTTCTAACAAAATTACTCACGCTAGGGGGTGTTAACATGGCTTCATAAAAGTAGTGCAcatttacaaactttttttgtagAAATAAGTATTTATATAAAGATTACAATAAGTTTACCTGCTTCATTATAAATGATATTTCCTCGTTCTCTAGACTAATGCCGTTCTCCGAAGCAATATCTTTGAGCACCTTTAATTTTTCAGCCAAGCTTGCTTGTCTAGTTGACAGCATTTGCACAATCTGTACAGAAGTTATAAAAGAATTAACACCTATTCCAATCACATAGAATTATTTGGTGGGCAAAATAAAAGCTAGTAATCACCTTAAGATTACTGCTATTGCTCAACTCAAAAGCACAAGCTGCAAATTCATTACCGAACCAAGATGTGAGCATTGCACGGATCTTTTGAAGCTCCGGAAATTCACCACATTTTGTAGCAGCATATATTAAGCTCAATATCGCCTCTTCCAGCTCATCAGGACATACCCTATAAAAAGAACACGCCTTTAATCAACATCCAAAAAAACATTCAATGAAAAATATACCagacagacacagtagaaaagATGGTAAAAATAACTTACCTTTGTTTGCCAATAAGGCCGACCCTGTCTTTTAGAATGTGACAATAGCCTTCTATCATAACAAACACTTTCAACATGTTCTGCTCCTTGATCACTTGTTCAACCTGCATGTCCAACCATGATATTTTCATAAGCAAAACAATTCGTGGAAAATCCAAAACCATGAACATATTAGTTTTCGGTAAAAATGAAAAGTTACTCTAAGGAAAGCACGCTCATGATGACCGAGGTTGAGGAGCTCAACAACATCAGACCGTGCAATGTTACTACGAGCCTGACGCTGCTTCTTAAAGATGGCGAGACGAGAGATGGCGAGGCTAACAACGGGTTtcagttttgaagttttgaaggTGTTCCTTCCAAGCAAAGCATCAATATGCCTTCCCATTTAAATTATCCTCAGTTCAGCAGAAAAAGGTAAGAGTAGCTCAAGCAACACAACAAACCACAACTTTTATTACACCTTAAAACGAGGGTTGTAGCAATAACAACGTAATACCCCTGATAATGTTGTGTTCGTGTGTGCACAAGTTGTTTTGTAGCGTTGTGTTGTAGAAATGTAGTATTAAACGTGTGCGAGACTTTTTCCTTATCAAAGATAGTTCCTCTTAAGAATATACGATTGACGGGGTCAATTACACGACACAACTACGGCTTCCTCGTTCGGAAGAGTCTCATTCAACTACCGAGGGTTTTACTGGTCCTGGATCACAAAAATCTCTTGTTAGTTCAACCTCCATTTTCTGTTTTTTGTCTCCCAGAGGAGAGAATATGGAGCTATggaatttcaaaaatcaaaagtaaaaaaagctATTTAAACGAACTATAGGTaacatgtttgtttttgttttattaagaATAGGTGCCGTtgccaaaatttaataaaatccaTACAATTATATAAACCTATAGTTTAATAGTTTAATtcatataagatgatatagtatGCATATATCCCGAGGCGAATCGACTTATTTATTATTGGTgagtttgattttaaaaaaagttattttctaaataatatttcatttgaaataataataatcatttttttatatttgatatttgacTTTTAGCACATCAGatggtaaaaaaataattataaattaaaatttgattatttcttttattaaaagatatttttagTCATCcaatcaaaacacttaaaaatatatgtcaaaattaAAACGTGACATGAAAAAAATGGATGAGGTATTTGAATACTTCTGAGTATCTTCTACAAAATTATGAGCTCGATCCTTTACGCCTCCAACAATAATTGTCGTTCCACAGGATTAATATAATCAGAGTTAAAAATAGTCAGcttacaaaaataatatccaTCACTTTAATTCGTTGGTCTGTTAATATACCATAGTACCTCTGGATCTCCAAgaccaaaatcaaaatgaaatagatCCTATATTAAATACTTTAATCCAAAATACCACTCAATTCACATTTCAACAAtagtatattaaattttaatatttatattactaaTTCTAAACTCCATATTTACAGAAAACTacacataatttaaatttatattttattttcaacataaaatcttactaaaattatttaaacatgtGTAAAAAAAAGTATAAGATGTCATGAAAAAGTATATCTATCGCatggaaaaaaatattagtcGGAGACTGAAATATTTATCAGACGAAAATTGagattatcataaatataagaAACATTTTGATCGATTTCAAGGCGAAGAGAGGATGAGACAGAGACATTTATTTCAAGTAAACACAACCTTTTTGGTATTATCAATTATAGtactaattataaaataaaaaaaataaaataaaataataatactaatttAACTGACACAAGGCAATTGTGGCTGTTGTCCGAGCTGCGCCTTACCGTTCTTAGGCCAATTCCACGAGGTGGCCGCTGTCCGAGCTGCGCTTACCGTTCTTAGGTCAATTCCACGAAGGACATTAAAGTTgcccaaaaaataaaaagtttcaACCCATCATGCGCTTAAAACGCACATCTACAATACTATTATCATCTTATCAATCAATTAGTGCCTATTTCATAAAGGTAATTCTTACCAATTAACTACTGCCCATACATTCCATAAAACTATAGAATCTCATTAATGCAAACACTGTTGATCTATAAAGCAAGTCAGCGTTCATAACCAAAGATCAGTTACTAAtctattatactccctctgtcccattttaactgatgtttgactttttaacacgtatattgaggtgtaaaaaaacaatatctacactcaataaaaaatttcaattcttatatcaaataaaagtttagactctaaacttttatttgatataaattttataaaaaataattatgtttatatataatttttttaacatcttaaaatacgtgtaaaaaagtcaaaagcagttaaaatgggacggaaggagtattgtTTATTGAATACTGATCTATAAAGCAAGTCAGAGTTCATAATACATAAAGATCAGTTATTAATCAATGTCATGATACTGTAatttttcctgcaaaagctACCGCCAAAATTTATAGTTAACATTATCCAACAAGGCCATCCCAATTATTCAACAAAACTTCATTGTTACACAAATAATCGTTGCAACACCTCACAAGCAGTTTACACAGACAATTTATGGGATGTAAGTTCATCAATCATCCTTTAGAAAAAATTCCTTTttataacaataattttaaattagttgaaAATTGTATCAATTTCATGGGCTAATCCAAAACAAAAGGCAGCTCAAGCTACTTGCACTACAGGGTCAGAACAATTAGTGGACTACAATTGTTTCACAAGTTACACGAACTTGTATTAATAGTTGATACCAAAATAGGATTCTGGAGCCTATAACTTTAACAAATTAAAGGTTTCGCATACAGGTAAGTGATGATATAGTCAACAGATATCTCACccctatgacaaaaaaaaaaaaaaacagatatcTCCCccctatgacaaaaaaaaacagatatCACACCCTCAGAAGTCTATACTGAAGCTGGACTGCTTCAGAAAAGCCTTCGTCGGTTTGTTTACATACAAGAACACTTTTCCAGCACAGAAAAAGAGAGGCAGGATTACAGAACTGCATCCTCAAACAGCAGTACATATGAAGAACACAAATATTACCACTGTTCAGTGCTGATGACTTGTTCGGCTTTGCTTGCGCTGCTGCCTAACTTGACAAcaagataataatatatacacacaagctACAATTTCTAcaaattttctttaaataacCACGCCCCAAGAATTCCAATCCCCAAAATAATTCCATACCACAACCCTTAGCACTTAAAGTTAATAGGAATAAAATAGGTTATAACCAAGACATCCTCATCAAAGTAGCAGCATAAACAAATTCTAGTCAAAGAAACATCAAGAGTGAAATCCAGAtgtatatatttacaaatacaTAAAGACGAGATACATCTTTAAAATACAAACAGTTGCAGGCTTTTACAAGTGAAAATGGGAAGGAGAGGGGGAGCACTAAAACCACAACAATATTCAAGGGCCATGACTCAAGTAACACGACAATAACCAATTCTCAAGTTGTATGACATATGAGCAAGTTTGCTGAAAGATGCATTTATAAAATAACAAGAAATATACAACAGTCCACATAATCTTGGATGGTATGGGGTGAAAAAGGTCTAGCATTGGCACCTTGCAAAGCAAATTGTGGactaatgaaatttataaattgaaGTAATTCGGGGGAACAGCTTGTGAATTCAGAAAGTAATAGGTACTAAACCGCCGTTTAACAGATACTAATGATGGCAGACTGGCTGGggtagagcatctccaatccaACACTAAAACTTTATAAAAGTGTAACTTTTTGTGTAAAATCAACTCCAGTGCAACTCATATTGGCGTAAAAATTTTacacaccaaatttggtgtattTTTTGAACCATTAtagaaattttcaaaattccaAGTACACCCTCATGTTTGTTGATATAACAAATTTATTCCATCTATGTAACATTTCTATCCCCCTATTATAtcccaaaaaataaataaatttgaaaagttTAGAAGAATCTatcttgttataaataaaagattCTGTTTGGTGTAATATTATGTGTAGGTGGGTAGGATTTGTGAATGGTGTAATTTTGGCATCAAAAATAGTGCAAAAGTTGCACAAAAATGGTGTAATGAGTTGAGCTGGCCCAAACACATGTAAGTTCAGCCCCAACAAAAAAATGCACTGAAAATAGAAAATTTACCAAGCTTAACACAGTAGCAGCAGCCTCTATTATGTTTGCAGGGAGCGAAAAGAGAGGTAGAGAGTGAAACAAAGGGAACTTTATTCTGGTTGTTAATTCTGATGGTAGTAGCAGCAGATATGATGGAAACTAAACTGCAGGTGGATTCCTATTAATGAATTGACTTTCACTAACTTACAGAAAATAAATGCAGCagtgaatttttattaattcaatGTCCAAACCTCCCAAGAATTCGGCTCTGATGCCGATTGGATGCGGGACAACTTGCAGGAACAATGATATATGACACCAGAAACAACAAAAAGATAGCCTAGGGTGGATTGAACACAAAAAATACACTACCACAAAAAATATTGATATCAAATAATTGTATATAAACCAGTTCTAAGGAAATTTAGGATCCAATGTGAAGTATAAATACTGCTAATAAAATCCTATGGACTGACCCATACTTTATGGGGcttaatattaataatcttaCAAAAAGAAGCCAAATATCTTTCCTTTCTGAATAATATGTGTAAGCAGATTTATAgactatattataaataatataaaatatgtcgTATCTTTACTTACGTTCCTCAATAATATCTCTATTGCTCTGTGTGAACCCTGGTAATGAACTAATGAGACTACTTTATGCTCTATTTTAGAGTCCACATTCACAAAAAAATCCCCTTTAACTTTCTGTTGTGAGAATATCTGTTGAGATTGTAATCCTGGATAGACGTTGATAAATAGGTTTTGGCTAGAAAGTATTAGAGAAGATAAATCAAAGTTGGTGCAACAAGCAGTATAGGTCACTGTAAAATTGTTCAGTTGCAGAATCACAGAATgaaatcacacttttatttgGTGAAGTAAGGGAAGGGAAAGCAATCATCCTAAATCGAATATAACACTTACAGAAGGTAGCAAGCTAAAAACAACCATACTATATGAAACAAAATAACAGAAATTGGCTCACCAAGTTGTAAGGatttaaacatataatataataaaaagtgaATTCCTCGTAAGATTCATAGTACGTTTCATATTCCAGCAAAAGAGAAACTTTCATACTTCAACAAGTAACTCTTAAagtgaaaaatatgattttaatagaaCACGACT
This region includes:
- the LOC108207678 gene encoding uncharacterized protein LOC108207678 → MGRHIDALLGRNTFKTSKLKPVVSLAISRLAIFKKQRQARSNIARSDVVELLNLGHHERAFLRVEQVIKEQNMLKVFVMIEGYCHILKDRVGLIGKQRVCPDELEEAILSLIYAATKCGEFPELQKIRAMLTSWFGNEFAACAFELSNSSNLKIVQMLSTRQASLAEKLKVLKDIASENGISLENEEISFIMKQEKLAVKRKSNQSKVERLEKSGMSKINDMSLILPEDTEKVSNLSDSMNGRLYRDVADAAQEAFMSAAYAAVAAKAAVELFRAESLDPENRFSPDFQSEQVFSAPDSMNSTQQISSESSLDSDKNISKYPTSCPDIDGNSQT